CGGAGACTTTCCACGGCGGCGGTAATCGCGCCGGCGGCGGCGATATGATTGTCTTTGACCAGCGCCATATCATAGAGTCCGTAGCGATGATTCTCGCCGCCTCCACAGGTAACGGCATACTTTTCCAGATGGCGCAATCCCGGGGTCGTTTTGCGTGTGTCCAGAATCTTTACTCCGCTTCCCCTGGATTTCTCCACGAATTTTGATGTCAAGGTGGCGATTCCCGAAAGATGCCCCAGGAAATTAAGCGCCGTCCGCTCGCCGGTGAGAAGAGCCCGCCGGTTTCCCTCAATAATCGCTATTTTATCGCCGCGCCGAAAAGGCTGGCTGTCATACTTAAGACATTCCATTTTCACCTTCGAGTCGAGCTTGGAAAAGACTGTCTCCACCAGCGGCAACCCCGCTAAAAAGCCATCCGATTTGGCGACAATCTCCCCTTTTCCCGCTCCGTCAGGAAGGCAGCCGAGCGTGGTGATATCGCCCGGACCGATATCTTCCATCAGAGCCAGTTCCACCTGGCGCTCGATTATGTCGTCGATAACAGTCATGCTATAGAGATTACCAGTTGCATAAATAGACTTTCATTATAATCATTTCGTCATTCCTTTTCCAGCGAGATTTTGCTTCCGGAGGGAAGGTCGAGAGTGCGAATCGGGAACGGTATGACAATCCCCTCTTCCCTGTATCTCTTCTGTATCCCCTTTATAAATTCATGCTTTATAAGATACTGATTGACATATTCCCGAACCCTTAAAATGACGCTGAAGTTGATACTGGAGTCGCTGAAAGTATGATACCGAATGAACGGTTCAAACTCCGCTATGCCGCCTTCGACCGCCCGTTCCGCCTCCCGCGCTACTTCAATCGTAACCCTTTCCACCTTTTCCAGGTCACTGTCGTACGCCACCCCCATCTGCACGATGACCGACATCTCTGTCTCCGGCAGGTGATAATTGGTGGTGATGGTGGTCGCCAGTTTGGAATTGGGGATTATGATAAAATTATTCGAAAGCTGCCTGATGGTCGTGCTGCGCCAGGTGATATCGGTGATATAACCCTCCTGATTGTTTTCCAGTTTCACATAATCTCCGACTTTCAGTTTTCCCGCCAGCAGAATATTCAGCCCCGCGAAGAGATTGGAGAGGGTATCCTGAAGCGCCAGCGCTACCGCCAGACCGCCGACGCCAAGGGCAGTCAGGAGCGGCGTTATTGAAATATTCAGAGTTTGCAGGATAATCATCACGCCGATAGACATCACCACTATCTTCGCGAGAATGGAGAATATGGACGTTGCGAAAATTTCTCCTTTGACCTCGGAGGAGTATATCCCGATGAAACCGCTGACAATCGAGGATGCCGCAAAAGTGACTGACAGAATCACCAGAACCAGGAGAGCTTTTTGAGCGATGGCGTGGTATTCCGGCGAGAGATGAAGCATAGGCAGCGCGGCGTATAGTCCAATAATAATCGCCCAGATGATAATTTTCCCGCGGAGTCCCTCGACAATGACATTGTCCCCTTTCCAGTGGGTTTTCTCCACCATCTTGCGAAGGCGAGTATTGACAAAGGTCTGGATTATCAGTCCGATAAGTACGGCGACGCCGAAGGTAATTGCCGGCGCAATGAATTTTTCGAGTCCTTTCAGTTCTGGATTCATGTTTCCTCCAAATAAAGTGAGCGTGGAAGAACCTTGCCGCAAAATAAACGGTTATCGCGATATGTCAAGGAGTAACGGTCTTTCCAGGGCAATGCCAGAAGGCACTCTGCGCTCTTTGAAAAATGGATTTGGCATCGGCCTGTAAATAGCATAATATTCCGCTGTTATGCCGTTTCTGTTGCTCTCTTTTCTCGGCTGGCTCTTTTTGGCCTTATTTGCGCTGCTTTTCTTAATAATAGCCGGCTGGGTTATCTTTGAAATGCTCGACCTTCTGGGATATATCAAGAAGAGTTTTGAATACGATTTGAAACGACGCCGAAAAAAAGAAAATGACCGCGATACCAGATCATAACCGGCGGTATATTCAATTGCATTAACCTGTCATCTTCATTACCTTCACAAAAAAATCGGAGAGGTGAGGATTGATAACAGTCGCTTTCCATGGCGCTGCCGGAACTGTTACCGGCTCCAAATATCTGGTGACGGTAAATGAGCAAAAAGTCTTGGTCGATTGCGGCATGTTTCAGGGCGCCAAGGCGCTCCGTCTTCGCAACTGGGAGCCGTTGCCGTTTGCCCCTGCCGAAGTTGCTGCTGTCATCCTGACCCATTGTCATATCGACCATGTCGGATATCTGCCCCGAATGGTCAAAGCCGGATTTGAGGGACCGGTTTATTGTACGCCGCCGACGGTGGAACTGAGCAGTATCGCTCTCCTTGACACGGCCCATCTGCAGATGGAAGATGCCGAGTATCGCAACAAGAAAAGAATCTCCAGTCATCCGGTAGCCCTGCCGCTTTTCACCGATGTCGATGCCGAGGCTGCTATCCGTCTTTTCCAGGCCGTTGGCTATGATGACTGGTTCGACCTGCCGCCGGGGATTCGTTTCCGTTTCCATGACGCCGGGCATCTCCTCGGAGCTGCCGGTGTCGAAATGGTCCTCAATGACGGCGCCAAAGAGCGCACAATCTTTTTCTCTGGCGATGTCGGGCGATACGGCAATCCTCTGACCACCAACCCGTCCCGGCCTCCGGAAACCGATTATCTCATCTGCGAATCGACCTACGGCGGGAAAATGCATCCCCCGGAAGACCCCACATTTGAGATTATGAATCTCATCAAGGAGA
The genomic region above belongs to Candidatus Zixiibacteriota bacterium and contains:
- the nadC gene encoding carboxylating nicotinate-nucleotide diphosphorylase, which translates into the protein MTVIDDIIERQVELALMEDIGPGDITTLGCLPDGAGKGEIVAKSDGFLAGLPLVETVFSKLDSKVKMECLKYDSQPFRRGDKIAIIEGNRRALLTGERTALNFLGHLSGIATLTSKFVEKSRGSGVKILDTRKTTPGLRHLEKYAVTCGGGENHRYGLYDMALVKDNHIAAAGAITAAVESLRNFLRSQEFQEQFVTKPDDIEIEVEVTSEAELKEALACGIGRLLLDNQTPDGLKKLVDTARSLQPKVILEASGNVTLDNIAAIAASGVDFISIGALTHSAPSSDFSMEFSR
- a CDS encoding mechanosensitive ion channel family protein, with translation MNPELKGLEKFIAPAITFGVAVLIGLIIQTFVNTRLRKMVEKTHWKGDNVIVEGLRGKIIIWAIIIGLYAALPMLHLSPEYHAIAQKALLVLVILSVTFAASSIVSGFIGIYSSEVKGEIFATSIFSILAKIVVMSIGVMIILQTLNISITPLLTALGVGGLAVALALQDTLSNLFAGLNILLAGKLKVGDYVKLENNQEGYITDITWRSTTIRQLSNNFIIIPNSKLATTITTNYHLPETEMSVIVQMGVAYDSDLEKVERVTIEVAREAERAVEGGIAEFEPFIRYHTFSDSSINFSVILRVREYVNQYLIKHEFIKGIQKRYREEGIVIPFPIRTLDLPSGSKISLEKE
- a CDS encoding MBL fold metallo-hydrolase gives rise to the protein MITVAFHGAAGTVTGSKYLVTVNEQKVLVDCGMFQGAKALRLRNWEPLPFAPAEVAAVILTHCHIDHVGYLPRMVKAGFEGPVYCTPPTVELSSIALLDTAHLQMEDAEYRNKKRISSHPVALPLFTDVDAEAAIRLFQAVGYDDWFDLPPGIRFRFHDAGHLLGAAGVEMVLNDGAKERTIFFSGDVGRYGNPLTTNPSRPPETDYLICESTYGGKMHPPEDPTFEIMNLIKETVERKTVLLIPAFAVGRTQQLIYLINDLARNNLVPPIEIHVDSPMAIEATDIYAKYKSYHVIPSRNLEGENNMLKGPNVFFHKDKKSSQTLNRLRGPAVIISASGMLAGGRILHHLLNRLIDPKVIVALVGFMAEGTLGRKLLDGEKEIYIHKTLVPVRSKLVTIQSLSGHADYYEILHWLESYSKKPRKVFVTHGEITQSEGMAKHLMEEKGWDCVIPSLDDVFSLDKI